One stretch of Pomacea canaliculata isolate SZHN2017 linkage group LG11, ASM307304v1, whole genome shotgun sequence DNA includes these proteins:
- the LOC112576277 gene encoding E3 ubiquitin-protein ligase TRIM33-like isoform X2, translated as MAEPLERECAVCTNDFTTPKILPCGHLLCRECVISWIDSKCAAGCPLCRCPIVQQSDGSSSDTVDALPTDFVMEALVESARVLSKDHLCCVCEDVRADFICMQCQVMLCTTCKKAHKKLPVSRSHDVESVSTVTPERLAASRPALCADHGDKHAEFFCSEHRLAVCSACKSTKHKVCLETNYLDDEIKSVQNSLTDITKNLVEAEQKLEQAIGQLTSRLQEVDVSEQEDMAQVDKVCNCLYKLVEDVCNKLKDKCRKQHLKIRKSLCDVKTGFSNRLGKVTSHRHIVTRAVAVSPRPALIHMTQALTDRVNSLDLSTDLLGDKWEKPLSSVECCKEVVRRIEDELLMLKQEKTEAKLVSQPPVLVFHDNCGTNIRLTNGNRTAEKTELNMIGDGVVVSRDPMLANVLYEVRVDAGKNRYKKLSLGVTRISPAHLTVKEWSEDLKDSVIIMPGHIFHQRKRVPTPLTKELGRLKVGSRVGVLVTSSNELHLYINGQDLGVAANNVTQPWFAVFDIGSLVSKVTALPTSLRT; from the exons ATGGCTGAGCCACTTGAACgagagtgtgctgtgtgtacgaatgacttcaccacaccaaagattctaccctgtggtcatctcctgtgtcgagaatgtgtcatttcctggataGATTCGAAATGTGCAGCTGGTTGTCCtctgtgtagatgtcctatagtacagcagtcagatggaagttcgtccgacactgttgacgccctgccgacagactttgtgatggaagcgctggtggagagcgctcgtgtgctgagtaaagatcacctttgttgtgtgtgtgaggacgtcagggcggacttcatctgtatgcagtgtcaggTCATGTTGTGTACAACGTGTAAAAAAGCTCATAAAAAGCTCCCAGTGAgtcgcagtcacgatgtggagagtgtcagcactgtgacacctgaacgtctggctgccagccgccctgcactgtgtgctgaccacggcgacaaacacgcGGAGTTCTTCTGCAGCGAACACCGCCTCGCTGTCTGCTCAGCCTGTAAGTCTACCAAACACAAAGTATGTTTAGAAACAAACTATCTTGACGATGAAATAAAGTCAGTTCAAAACTCACTTACCGACATAACAAAAAATCTGGTAGAAGCGGAGCAGAAGCTAGAGCAGGCTATAGgtcagctgacgtcacgtctacaggaagttgatgtcagtgaacaagaagacatggcgcaGGTGGACAAGGTGTGTAACTGTCTTTACAAGCTGGTGGAAGATGTTTGTAACAAGCTAAAGGACAAGTGTCGCAAGCAACATCTCAAAATCAGGAAGTCGCTATGTGACGTCAAGACTGGCTTTAGCAACCGTCTAgggaaggtgacgtcacacagacacattgtGACGCGAGCGGTGGCAGTATCACCACGTCCTGCactgatacacatgacacaggctctgacagacagggtcaacagccttgacctcagcaCTGACCTGCTGGGAGACAAATGGGAGAAGCCCTTGTCAAGTGTAGAGTGCTGTAAAGAAGTTGTGAGACGAATAGAAGACGAGCTTCTCATGTTGAAGCAAGAGAAGACAGAGGCAAAG ttggtCTCACAGCcaccagtccttgtgttccacgaCAACTGCGGAACCAACATTCGTTTGACGAACGGTAACAGGACCGCGGAGAAGACAGAACTGAATATGATCGGTGACGGGgtggttgtgtcacgtgaccctatgttagcgaacgtcttgtatgaa GTCAGAGTGGACGCAGGAAAAAATAGGTACAAGAAGCTATCACTGGGTGTGACAAGAATTTCTCCTGCTCACCTTACTGTCAAAGAGTGGTCTGAAGACCTGAAAGACTCCGTTATCATCATGCCCGGTCATATCTTCCATCAGCGAAAACGT GTGCCTACACCGCTCACAAAAGAACTCGGGAGACTTAAAGTCGGGAGTCGAGTCGGGGTACTGGTGACCTCATCCAACGAACTTCACCTCTACATCAACGGACAGGACCTGGGCGTTGCAGCAAACAATGTTACACAACCCTGGTTTGCTGTCTTTGATATTGGCAGTTTAGTTAGTAAG gtgacagcgCTTCCTACGTCTTTGAGAACATAA
- the LOC112576277 gene encoding E3 ubiquitin-protein ligase TRIM33-like isoform X1, with translation MFCIFRLYNMAEPLERECAVCTNDFTTPKILPCGHLLCRECVISWIDSKCAAGCPLCRCPIVQQSDGSSSDTVDALPTDFVMEALVESARVLSKDHLCCVCEDVRADFICMQCQVMLCTTCKKAHKKLPVSRSHDVESVSTVTPERLAASRPALCADHGDKHAEFFCSEHRLAVCSACKSTKHKVCLETNYLDDEIKSVQNSLTDITKNLVEAEQKLEQAIGQLTSRLQEVDVSEQEDMAQVDKVCNCLYKLVEDVCNKLKDKCRKQHLKIRKSLCDVKTGFSNRLGKVTSHRHIVTRAVAVSPRPALIHMTQALTDRVNSLDLSTDLLGDKWEKPLSSVECCKEVVRRIEDELLMLKQEKTEAKLVSQPPVLVFHDNCGTNIRLTNGNRTAEKTELNMIGDGVVVSRDPMLANVLYEVRVDAGKNRYKKLSLGVTRISPAHLTVKEWSEDLKDSVIIMPGHIFHQRKRVPTPLTKELGRLKVGSRVGVLVTSSNELHLYINGQDLGVAANNVTQPWFAVFDIGSLVSKVTALPTSLRT, from the exons atgttttgtatcttCAGATTATATAATATGGCTGAGCCACTTGAACgagagtgtgctgtgtgtacgaatgacttcaccacaccaaagattctaccctgtggtcatctcctgtgtcgagaatgtgtcatttcctggataGATTCGAAATGTGCAGCTGGTTGTCCtctgtgtagatgtcctatagtacagcagtcagatggaagttcgtccgacactgttgacgccctgccgacagactttgtgatggaagcgctggtggagagcgctcgtgtgctgagtaaagatcacctttgttgtgtgtgtgaggacgtcagggcggacttcatctgtatgcagtgtcaggTCATGTTGTGTACAACGTGTAAAAAAGCTCATAAAAAGCTCCCAGTGAgtcgcagtcacgatgtggagagtgtcagcactgtgacacctgaacgtctggctgccagccgccctgcactgtgtgctgaccacggcgacaaacacgcGGAGTTCTTCTGCAGCGAACACCGCCTCGCTGTCTGCTCAGCCTGTAAGTCTACCAAACACAAAGTATGTTTAGAAACAAACTATCTTGACGATGAAATAAAGTCAGTTCAAAACTCACTTACCGACATAACAAAAAATCTGGTAGAAGCGGAGCAGAAGCTAGAGCAGGCTATAGgtcagctgacgtcacgtctacaggaagttgatgtcagtgaacaagaagacatggcgcaGGTGGACAAGGTGTGTAACTGTCTTTACAAGCTGGTGGAAGATGTTTGTAACAAGCTAAAGGACAAGTGTCGCAAGCAACATCTCAAAATCAGGAAGTCGCTATGTGACGTCAAGACTGGCTTTAGCAACCGTCTAgggaaggtgacgtcacacagacacattgtGACGCGAGCGGTGGCAGTATCACCACGTCCTGCactgatacacatgacacaggctctgacagacagggtcaacagccttgacctcagcaCTGACCTGCTGGGAGACAAATGGGAGAAGCCCTTGTCAAGTGTAGAGTGCTGTAAAGAAGTTGTGAGACGAATAGAAGACGAGCTTCTCATGTTGAAGCAAGAGAAGACAGAGGCAAAG ttggtCTCACAGCcaccagtccttgtgttccacgaCAACTGCGGAACCAACATTCGTTTGACGAACGGTAACAGGACCGCGGAGAAGACAGAACTGAATATGATCGGTGACGGGgtggttgtgtcacgtgaccctatgttagcgaacgtcttgtatgaa GTCAGAGTGGACGCAGGAAAAAATAGGTACAAGAAGCTATCACTGGGTGTGACAAGAATTTCTCCTGCTCACCTTACTGTCAAAGAGTGGTCTGAAGACCTGAAAGACTCCGTTATCATCATGCCCGGTCATATCTTCCATCAGCGAAAACGT GTGCCTACACCGCTCACAAAAGAACTCGGGAGACTTAAAGTCGGGAGTCGAGTCGGGGTACTGGTGACCTCATCCAACGAACTTCACCTCTACATCAACGGACAGGACCTGGGCGTTGCAGCAAACAATGTTACACAACCCTGGTTTGCTGTCTTTGATATTGGCAGTTTAGTTAGTAAG gtgacagcgCTTCCTACGTCTTTGAGAACATAA